The Hypanus sabinus isolate sHypSab1 chromosome 5, sHypSab1.hap1, whole genome shotgun sequence genome has a segment encoding these proteins:
- the ubxn4 gene encoding UBX domain-containing protein 4 has product MRWFEGTIPAAIAFAKQNNAVFIVFITGDDEQSKQMAASWEAEGVGEATVNSFVAIKIDAKSEPCMQFSQIYPVVCIPSCFFIGDNGIPLEVIAGSVTAEELVARIQKVKEMHRQKNVAAGVNQENHFGCQVSKSEVPEADQSNEPSTLTTRTTETMAPEELKERSKESLVHKDLSDHAGPSNIVTSNNDEVSAKSQEEEEDLNARVERLTKKLEERREQKKGEEAMNEIKVEVERRKLGKEMTEFKRKQEEDRTKRMLEERSRNKEEERLARERIKQQIALDRAERAARYAKTKEEAEAAKRAAELERQAAEEARRKALNIERSKVCRIQFRLPDGSSFTNQFSPDASLEEAREFAESRVGGKYGNFELAITFPRKQFTKDDYKKTLTELELVPNASIILIPGGRSTSSMVPSSEGGLWTFLSTLFYPVTAIWRFLNNYLFVGDSTQRSSGGTASPAQPETPRTTPSVVSDTDREVRRRRILEKRGEDFKREGKIYRLRREDDADDENNTWNGNSTQQM; this is encoded by the exons GGGATGATGAACAGTCAAAACAGATGGCTGCAAGTTGGGAAGCTGAAGGAGTAGGAGAAGCAACTGTCAACTCTTTTGTTGCTATTAAAATAGATGCTAAAAG TGAACCATGTATGCAGTTTTCTCAAATTT ATCCTGTGGTGTGCATCCCGTCATGTTTTTTTATAGGAGACAATGGAATTCCATTGGAGGTAATTGCTGGTAGTGTGACTGCAGAGGAACTTGTAGCTCGAATTCAGAAAGTGAAAGAA ATGCATAGACAAAAGAATGTGGCAGCAGGTGTCAACCAGGAAAACCATTTTGGTTGCCAAGTTTCAAAAAGCGAGGTTCCAGAAGCTGATCAATCTAATGAGCCAAGCACACTTACTACAAGAACAACAGAAACAATGGCACCAGAAGAGCTTAAAGAAAGATCAAAAG aatctcttgtacATAAAGATCTTTCGGATCATGCTGGTCCCTCTAATATAGTCACTTCAAATAATGATGAAGTTTCTGCAAAAtctcaggaggaggaggaggacctTAACGCTCGAGTTGAAAG ACTTACTAAGAAGCTTGAAGAACGAAGGGAACagaaaaagggggaagaagcaaTG AATGAAATTAAAGTTGAAGTTGAACGAAGAAAATTAGGCAAGGAAATGACAGAGTTCaagagaaagcaagaggaagacaGAACGAAGAGAATGCTTGAGGAAAGAAGCCGCAATAAAGAAGAGGAGCGTTTAGCACGAGAAAGAATTAAACAACAAATAGCCCTG GATCGTGCAGAGAGAGCTGCACGCTATGCAAAAACGAAGGAAGAAGCTGAAGCTGCAAAGAGAGCAGCTGAGCTGGAAAGGCAGGCTGCAGAAGAAGCCAGGAGAAAAGCTCTTAATATTGAAAGAAG TAAAGTGTGCCGAATTCAGTTTCGACTCCCTGATGGATCTTCCTTTACAAACCAATTCTCACCAGATGCCAGTTTAGAAGAAGCGAGGGAGTTTGCTGAATCG cgaGTTGGTGGTAAATACGGAAACTTTGAAttggcaataacatttccaagaaAACAATTTACAAAGGACGATTATAAGAAAACATTGACTGAGCTGGAGTTGGTTCCAAATGCCTCAATCATCCTAATCCCT GGAGGAAGGTCTACATCATCAATGGTACCATCCTCTGAAGGAGGACTGTGGACTTTCTTGAGTACATTATTTTATCCTGTTACTGCTATTTGGAGATTTCTCAACAATTATCTATTTGTTGGTGATTCTACACAAAGATCATCTGGAGGAACTGCCAGTCCAGCTCAACCAGAAACGCCTAGAACAACACCATCTGTTGTATCAGATACAGACAG GGAAGTGAGGAGGAGGAGAATCCTTGAGAAACGTGGAGAGGACTTCAAGAGGGAGGGAAAAATATACAGACTGCGGAGAGAAGATGATGCAGATGATGAAAATAATACTTGGAATGGGAATTCGACTCAACAGATGTAG